The DNA region CAGGAAGAAGGGTGCCCTCTACATGGTAACTGATGTTACTGCACCTTTGTTGTTCAACTTCAGTATAATGATTTGTAATTGTTGTTCCTATCTCATTGTTCTCTTGATAATGGTGTTGTCCATGTCAGTGCTCACACGTTGTTGATCTCTCAAGCTCATTCACATGCATTGTGAATCTAGGACGTTATGTGTTTAGTTGTTCATAACATTTACTATATATTATTTAAGGATCCATTTGAGAAGAACAAATGATTTTTCAAGGGAGTACTGTGAATATATgtacagtataaatgtatgtatttATTGATATTTCGGTGTATTTTGTAGATCTCCGATGCGTCTGGCTCTATGAAGTCGTCGGTGGTGGCCTCGTCCAGCCCCTTCAAACAGGCCATGCTGACCGCTGAAGAGTGCTACATCCTGGACAACGGAGTGGACAAGAACGTCTTCGTATGGAaaggtagactagtcctcctCACTGTTTTTAAACACTTGCCAGGATATCAAACGTTAGCTATGCAACACATTTCTTACCGAGAATGCAGTTCAAAGTGATTCATATATGAAAAATGTTAAAAATATTTTCTACTTCTACTGTGTAGGATAGTGCAAGATACAGAATGAGAAGTCAAGTAAATGTTCACTAAATCCCTGTGCACAGCTGTGAGTTTTTAGAGTATTGTTGAGATGTGTTGATGATTAATCAACTTTATCTTACCTCCATCACAGGACCCAAGGCCAATGCAGCCGAGCGCAAAGCAGCAATGTCAGCAGCCCAGCAGTTCATCAAAGAGAAGGGCTACTCCGATAAGACACAGGTACGCTGATGGAATAATGTAAAGTAACATTTTTAAGCATGGATGAAAACATTTCGACCGTTGCTAGGTCTTGCTCAGTCACTACTAGGctatgttcaaaatgttgttagCTATGTCCACTTTTTTTTAGAGTCACTTAAAATGTTGAACAATAATGAATTGAAAAAAAATATTGATAGTGAACTAGTCTCACATAACCATACAACTAAGTTTACATGATCAATTGGCTATTGGAATGCATGTGAGAGGAAATCGAGGTTCATGGTGAACAACTGACTCTTACTTTTTCTTCGACCTTGCAGATCCAGGTACTACCAGCAGGAGGCGAGACCACTCTGTTCAAGCAGTTCTTCAGTGACTGGAAGGACAAGGACCAGACTACGGGCCCCAGTAAGGCCTACAGCATCGGCCGCATCGCCAAGGTGGAGCAAGTGCCCTTCGACGCCTCCACCCTCCACTCCAACAACAACATGGCCGCCCAGCACAACATGGTGGACGACGGCAAGGGCAAAGTCCAGGTAAAACACACAACACTGGACTACAATGGAAATAACTAAGTGAGGGTTCTCATAGTAATTTTGCCCAGAGTCTGTCTGTTTATGTTTACAAAGACAACCACGTGCCGCACTAAATTGGCTAGGGGACCAGATGTAGCTCACTGCCCGTATGTTTCAGACCGCTGAACTAAGTCTGTATAAAGTGACGCGGGAGGGCTAAAAAGAATCTAACGACGCAGTTCGCTGTTCTaagagtggtctgaggcaggcgttAGATTTGAAGTGCAATGTTAATAATgctggttttgggaaacagctagGAGATTTAACAGTTCTCCTACTAAGGTTCTAACAATGAACTTAGCCTTAAATGTCccatgcagacatttttttgtgtaacaatgaagtaccttacagtgattgttttcaattaaaatagattcttagcaaagagcaatttctcaagcaagaaattagctaggaccttctgggaatggtctgagtggggaggggaaaactgaaaactagcttttattggcagagaggtttggaactctctttcttataagtcaccaggcaggccaaaactccatcccaccaaaacaggcatacatttcaggcagtcttttgaAACAGCTTTTACACTTAAAGGGCATTATTATTATCATAATTCTCACAATTTCACACTATTACTCCaacttcatagtgtggaaatatatatataaaacacaggaaaatcacgtttttgactgcactgggcctttaagatgcttttgggaaaacTAGCCCTGGTAAATACAAGGTTTTGAAGCAAGGGTCAATCAGGGTGCTGGGCACTTTTTCAAACAGATCAGGGCAGCAACATACACGTGGAAAATTATACTATTGGTTTCAGATCTGGCGTGTTGAGGTTGGTGATAAGGTGCCTGTGGATCCCTCCTCTTACGGCCAGTTCTACGGAGGAGACTGTTACCTCATCCTTTACAGCTACAGGCTGGGAGGCAGGGAGCAGCACATCATTTACACCTGGTCAGTACATATGACGTCATCCACAAATATGCTATAAACATGACAGAATTTATTTACACCTAAACAGTTAAAATGACATCATCTACTTTACACCTGACATCATCCACAACTATGCTGTAAACATGACATCTTTATTTACATCTAGACAGTTCAAATGACATCCTCTAcaaagaaaggggatacctagtcagtgatACAACTGAAATGTATATTCTGCATTTAACtcaaaccctctgaatcagagaggtgcgggggctgcCATAATTTACATCCCTGTCTTCGGCAACCGGGGAACAACTGCCTTACtcagggacagaaagacagatttttaccttgtcagcttggggattcgatccagaaacCTTGCGGTTACTGGGCCAATGCTCTAACCATGAGGCTACCACACCATATCATCTACTGTGCATCTGCCACCTGGTCAGTGCAAATTATATCGAAACCCAGTGTGTGTACGTGACATCATTAATAACAAATCACACCAACGGGGTATTTTACCTTAACCCAACCTGTTCTGGAATATTCTGAAACCCTTAGATGTGTTCTCCTAGTCTTAGTTCATAAAGAAGGATGTATCTGAAATAATCATGGCAAAACTGACTCAGTACTTGTAGTAGTGCATGTTCGATACCCGTAGAAAGGTCTCAATAAGGTGAGCttgacgtgtgtgtttgtgtttattaatctgtatctgtgtgtgtgtcaggcaggGGCTGAAGTGCACCCAGGATGAGCTGGCAGCCTCTGCCTTCCTCACTGTGAAGCTGGATGACTCTATGGGAGGTGCCCCTGTTCAGGTGGGTCTCTATCCTCTCCATCTCATCCCCATGTCCCCAACACTCACAGTCCAAAAGCACCTGAGCAATAGGTACGACGGTGTGAAATTTAGATTCGTAAGGTCACTGGACTAAGCACTATAAGTTAATAGGCCAAAGCTGTTGCATTTTTCGTGCTTCATAAAGCCGATGGCGTGATGTATGATCTTTTGGCAAGGGCAGCTGCTGCATTGGTGTCCAGTCATTTAAGTCTCTCACAAGTGAGGTCATATTATTGAACCACGTGTGGATTTTGTCTTTATAGACTAAATAGTTGTGTGGAAAGTTTTTTATACTGTCCAGCAGAGGGCAGTCACACTTTGTTTTACTTCCAGTGTGTGTACAATGTTAATGGTTACCATATTGACACATAATGTTCCATCAtgacagtatattatattataataaGGAAAGCAATCTTTGCTAAACATTTTCTTAAATCACCAGAATTACCTGTCACTTTAGAATGGGTTTTCTTCTACGTAGTTATCATTAAGTGTCCATTTCCCCCTCCAGGTGCGTGTGACCCAGGGTCAGGAACCCCCCCACCTGATGAGCCTGTTCCAGGGCAAGCCCATGATGGTCCATAATGGAGGGACGTCCCGTAAAGGAGGACAGTCGGGTACTGGCAGCACCCGCCTCTTCCACATTCGTCAATCCTCCACCCGCGCTACACGAGCTGTAGAGGTgagttctcagtgtgtgtgtatatgtatgtcaaAATGGGACCACActttgtacctgtgtgtgtgattgCTTGAGGAAGATTAAGTGTCTAACAATTCTTAGCCTAAACCATCAAAATGACTGAACAACTTCTGAGCACctctttgtctcctctctctctcaggtagaGCCCTCTGCCTCCTTCCTGAACACCAACGACGTGTTTGTGCTCAAATCTCCCACCGCCATGTTTGTGTGGAGAGGGGTGGGTGCCAGCGAGGAGGAAATGGCCGCCGCCAAGCACGTTGTGGGTTTCCTGGGTGGCAGTGGCAGTAATGTGTCTGAGGGCAAGGAGCCAGGTAAGGATTCCATCTAGTGTTACAGGTTTATTGTATTAAGTGGGGTGCATCTTAATATTATTAATTTGGCTGGATCTCAATAGTATGAcatggggtgcatctcaatagtcaaaTGTGGCTTCCTCTTCTTGTCTTATCCTTCATCTACAGCCTGAAATCACAGGATATGGGAAAGCAACTTGGTGGTCGCGTACTTTAATGTATTTGATTGCCTATCTACTTTTTTTCAGATGAATGTTGATGAAGGAAATGTTACATGGAGAGGAAACAACTTTAGACAATTGAAATGTACCCCTAAATAAGACAGAAAAGAGAGAACATCACACATCCTGACAAATCACAACAAAACACTATATAGTGACAAACAACCAACGAGACTAATCCATGCTGGTCTTTTCTGTCCTAGCTGGGTTCTGGTCTGCCCTGGGAGGGAAGAAGGAGTACCAGACCTCCAAGAGTCTGCAGAACATGGTCAAACCTCCACGCCTGTTTGGCTGCTCCAACAAGACCGGATGCCTCAGCGTAAGTGATGGATCGTTGTTGAGTGTGTCTAACGTAACTAACTCTCTTGGATAGCTATATTCTCAATTCATCCCCGATGGGAAATTCAGTGTCACTCAGGAGGAGAGAAAAAGGCATAGGTAATACAAAGTACAATGCAAAAGTCAAATCTGCCCATGTTCCAAAGTGCTGTAACATATTGTAATCCTGCAATCATCAGGTGGAAGAGGTTCCTGGAGACTTCCAACAAACTGACCTGGCCACTGATGATGTCATGTTGCTGGACACCTGGGACCAGGTGGGTGAAGCTCCCCCATCCATATCATAATTCACAAGCGTGTTCATCTTCTGCTCTAAAAAACAATGCAGAGTGAATCTGAAAGTCAATAAGCTAACAGCATTTCTGGACTCCCGCCAGATCTTCCTCTGGATCGGCAATGACGCAAATGCAGAAGAGAGAACTGGAGCACCCAAAATAGGTAGGACAAACACGcaggccaagagtgtgcaaagctgttatcaaggcaaagggtggctactttgaagaatctcaaatataaaatatattttgatttgtttaacacttttttggttactgcttgattccatatgtgtcatttcatagttttgatgtcttcaccattattctacaatgtagaaaatagtaaaaataaagtaaaacccttgaatgagtaggtgtgtcatatatatatatatatatatatatatatatatatatatatatatatatatatatatatatatatatatatatatatatatatatatatacacaaactaccgttcaaaagtttggggtcacttagaaatgtccttgtttttgaaagaaaagcacattttttttgtccattaaaataacatcaaattgatcagaaatacagtgtagacattgttaatgttaatgtctccctccctctctagctAAGGACTATGTGGACTCAGACCCCTCTGGACGCAGAGGGCTGTCCATCACCACCATCAAACAGGGGGCTGAACCCCCAACCTTCACTGGCTGGTTCCAGGCGTGGGACCCCAAAATGTGGGAAACAGACCCTCTGAAGATAATCCATGCCCGCTTCTAAATGCCAAACTCCACCCCCTTATCTATCTGGCACTTACACATAGGCATGTCATTCCCCCGCCCCACTCTTTGGATCAGAGTATCAGTATAACACCCTGGACTGctatttcacttttactttttttttaTGGCATAATGTTGTCGCTTTTAGATTCATACGAAACATTTACCTAGCATGCCTTTTTTATCTGCTGTTGGAGCAAAGAAAAACCTTATCTTTGGGAGCCTGTTTATTCCAGTAGTCTATTGAATCCAACTGGTATTTTGTTTTACTTTGTGAAGTCATGATATGTGATTACCATTGAGACTTAGGTCTCATTTGAAGCATGCTGCATTTTAACAGGATATCCCTGCTGGAGAAATATGTCTGCTCTTTTTTTTACATTACTTTCGATGATTCTGAAATGGTATTATGGATGGCTTTTTCAATAAATTCCTATTATTTCTAGAGAAACTCTAGAAATGAGAACACGTTGGTAGCCTACATTTTCTATGTTGACAGGTGGATAGGAACGACAGCAGACCAAGGGATCATACTTTTAACATCAGCACAACCTCTTCCATGTAACATTTATCTTTCTTCTGAAGTTAGTCAAATAGTGGAAAAAACTGAGAACAGAAAGCCATAGTACTTCAACAACGGAAGAATCCCTCAAGAGGATGTTATCTTTTTACACACCACCTGGCTCGGCAGAGTTGTCTTCCTTCTCCCAACCTTTAGATATACAGTGGCAGTTAATGACtaatataaaccctggattgctaatGCTATgtattgttttttatttaacccttattttaacaggtaagttgactgagaacacattctcatttacagcaacaacctggggaatagttacaggggagaaatgagccaattgtaagctgaggatgattaggtggccgtgatggtatgaaggccagattgggaatttagccagaacaccagggttaacacccctacaatAATTGCcttgggatctttagtgaccacagagaatcatgacacccatttaacgtcccatccgaaagacgacaccctacacaggacaatgcccccaatcactgccctgcgGCATTGGGATTTCTTTTTTTTTGACCAGAAGAAAAGGTGAACCCTACTGGCCctacaacaccacttccagcagcatctggtctcccatccagggaccaaccaggaccaaccctgcttagcttcagaagaaaGCCAGCAGTGGAATGCAGGGTAGTATGCTCCTGGCTTTGAAGCCACCATATTGGCCATATTGGTACTCCCCAGaagaagcagtcctccataggaatgaatggaattctacagtatttcaattacatTTTCCAAGGCAAAAATTACATGTaaacaaaaaaatatgggggacaGTAACaaaattatatttatttttagCTCAGAAAATATAATTGAATGGCATGCATTAAAATGTCTATAATagaataaatgtggcaaaaacaAATTTAGACATGAATAAATGCATTTTTATAGCTTACAAAATATATTATTCCAAAAatgggggagtgccaagatggacgTGCGGTAGCttcaaaacagcgccctctgttggtcatctagtgtatatataaatcattgatAGCAGTGCGCATGGTGTGATTGACATGTGCCCTTCATCAAACAGCTCATCAGACAGTCTTGTGGGAGCGTTGGTGGACAGCTCTTTCCCGCCACCAGGGGAATAGGCACGGGTGGGCACGGTGGGACCaccaaaatagttttttttatgctCTACTTGTCAGTGTTCCAAATGGgacattatttgtatttttacctaAGCACAGGGCTTAACTTGGGCAGGAGTTCACTGGAACTGAGTATCGGCACCTCATATGTTATTCTGCTTGAGTTCCTGCACCTCATATAGATTATTACCACAAAAGTATTAAAgagttcctgcacctaaatataaacggTACCGGCAAccaaaatgagtaccggcacctatttcagtccaagtcaagcactggtctAAACATGCATACACCATCAGATAGAATTTATATAAAGCAGTAGGGAGGGGATGGGAAAATGAAAGGGATACACACAGTTTATTAGGTCGGACCCCTCTTTCCCTCCAGAACAATCAGAATTAtttggggcatggattctacaagtcgGAAAACGTTGttggatgttggtccatgctgatgTAATGGTATCATGCAGTTTCTGCAGATTGGACAGCggtacaccaccagcctgtactgatgaaaccaggcaggatggggccatggactaatgtaaaatcctgactctgccatcagcaacTGGGATTTGTTGGACCAGGCGATGTTTGTCCACtcttcaattgtccagtgttacTGATCACTTGCACTGATTCTTCTTAACTGATAGGAGTGtaagtcatctgctgcaacagcccattGATGACAAGGACAAACAAGTTGTGCTTTCTGACATGCACACCACTATGTTTCTTTGCCTctgtaaattacagtacattTTAGTATTTTAGCAAACACTCTTACACACAGCAACTTAccgtagtgagtgcatacatttttcatactggtcccctttGGGAATCGaatccacaaccctggcattgcaagtgtcatgctctaccaactgagccacacgggacaatCTGCACTGTTCATTAGATTCCTCATATACAATTTCACAACTGATAATATTCTTACTAATCAGACTATTGTCAATGTAATCTTGTCTTTAGgctaatatatgtgtgaaattagttttgatatAGTTTAGGTGTTGTTTAGATGGGCCATTAGCTGCACAGGACTGACGAAGAGAAAAAAAACTGTTTATAACACattctgtttgtgatattaagattctaacaaTGATAGTGTGTTAGACTTATTTATGAAAAGTCAAGAACAGGGGGACATAACTTTTAAAATGGCAGAGTAATTTAAAAAGTACATGTGTTTTAACTCAATATGACGCTCTTGTCTCTCCTATGGTTACATTTGTGGCCGTCTAGCCTACTATCTCCTGGTCACTGAGCCTAGCCTACTATCTCCTGGTCACTGAGCCTAGCCTATTATCTCCTGGTCACTGAGCCTAGCCTACTATCTCCTGGTCACTGAGCCTAGCCTACTATCTCCTGGTCGATGAGCCTAGCCTACTATCTCCTGGTCACTGAGCCTAGCCTACTATCTCCTGGTCGCTGAGCCTAGCCTATTATCTCCTGATCACTGAGCCTAGCCTACTATCTCCTGGTCGCTGAGCCTAGCTTACTATCCGCTGGTCGTTGAGCCTAGCCTATTATCTCCTGATCACTGAGCCTAGCCTACTATCTCCAGGTCGCTGAGCCTAGCCTACTATCTCCTGGTCACTGAGCCTAGCCTACTATCTCCTGGTCGTTGAGCCTAGCCTATTATCTCCTGGTCACTGAGCCTAGCCTTCTATCTCCTGATCACTGAGCCTAGCCTACTATCTCCTGGTCGTTGAGCCTAGCCTATTATCTCCTGGTCACTGAGCCTAGCCTTCTATCTCCTGATCACTGAGCCTAGCCTACTATCTCCTGGTCGCTGAGCCTAGCCTACTATCTCCTGGTCACTGAGCCTAGCCTACTATCTCCTGGTCGCTGGGCCTAGCCTACTATCTCCTGGTCGTTGAGCCTAGCCTACTATCTCCTGGTCGTTGAGCCTAGCCTATTATCTCCTGATCACTGAGCCTAGCCTACTATCTCCTGGTCGTTGAGCCAAACCTACTATCTCCTGGTCACTGAGCCTAGCCTACTATCTCCTGGTCGCTGAGCCTAGCCTACTATATCCTGGTCGTTGAGCCTAGCCTATTATCTCCTGATCACTGAGCCTAGCCTACTATCTCTTGGTCACTGAGCCTAGCCCTCTATCTCCTGGTCGTTGAGCCTAACCTACTATCTCCTGGTCACTGAGCCTAGCCTACTATCTCCTGGTCACTGAGCCTAGCCTACTATCTCCTGGTCGTTGGGCCTAACCTACCATCTCCTGGTCACTGAGCCTAGCCTACTATCTCCTGGCCACTGAGCCTAGCCTACTATCTCCTGGTCACTGAGCCTAGCCTACTATCTCCAGGTCGTTGAGCCTAACCTATTATCTCCTGGTCACTGAGCCTAGCCTACTATCTCCTGGTCACTGAGCCAGTGAGAGGTTGCCAAGCctattgtgattattactgttataTCAGGGCATTATATTCTAGTCTCATAGTCTATTAATTACAGGCCTATGGTTTATTATATGTAAGTCTATGTGAGTTGCATGTTAAATGTAAGAGTCATGGATTTACCTAGGCCTACAAGACTATTTGGTTTGTAATGTGAAATCATATGTTAGATGATTTGTTGTGTGCAATAAATTACAGTAGGGCATAGGGTAGGCTATGCTTATATGATAATTTTATGATGATTTGAGTGCAAAATTTTGGCCCACCTAATTGCTTGCTGGCCCTGCCGTCAGCGAATTTCTGACTGCCAATCTTCGGGGGTTAAACTGGGTGGTTTTTGCATCTTGGCTAAAAAAAAAATGACATGACAGCTTCTTAGGCTATACATTAGCTTTCACAGATGGACAGGCCCGCAGGGACATTAACAGAAACTGAGAAAGGTTTTTATAGAGAAACAAGAGATGAAAGCTTTCTGTATTTCTGCAGGAGATTACTAGGCCTATAGGCCCTATGTGAGTGATTGACCCATCGCAGGCCCACGTAGACAAGACATTCAGGAGGGCCTTTAAATAGGCTGAAAGCTTCTGGTTAGGCCACCTACACCAAAGTATGTGTTATTGTAGGCTTTTAATCTTAGGTACGTCCAGTGCTTGATTTGTAAATCGGGAGGTGCCGGAACAAAAAGTGAGCCGTGAGAGGAGGTGACCTGCAGGTGACCTGGGGAGTTCAGGGGTTTTGAGGTCCAGGAACGCATGAGAAAAAAGTGGCATAGAGCCATAGAGTAGAGGCACTTACAGAAGTTGTACACATGGGGAATATTTTTAGTATCCTAAGGTCCCcaaaaaatgtagcttttttataaatacatttcatgcAATTATACATAATTTTACATGATTTGAGGCTGGCAGAAACTTTTTTAATATCGCACAAATAAATGATCGAAATGGCAGGCTGCTTTGACACTGAGTTCAATAAAaacgaccttgtcttgaatccatcaatagcctaggtctatgtgtgtggagACAAttatattgtaggctacaatatgaggaggaaattattgtcctaaaaaagctttccagtttcgctgactcacccaatgatacTCAGCTCACTCTCTGGTGATGGCTGATGGGCTCATGCCGAAAGCTTATCTCTATTTTTGgaagttgatcaaatattttggtagcCTACAGCATAGAATCTTCTCGtttcagcaggagccatttgctttccaacctgtgttttccttcgattgtatttgaaatattgctaaaggcctgttttgtctgcatgctcttttttcactgacagatttgccTCGTGTTCCCAGACTGTAGGCTATTCcttgttattgggctacaatctgCAGCTAGCCTATTTGTAAAAATAAGCCATttatcctctgtggctaaattataggCCTTATGGTGTTGTAGGCTATTCTGAATGATTTAAtttatttctgaacagacagcagtaattatatacattttgcaaatgtatttaaatgtatctgtggtgctgcagttCCTTCAGAACCCTTCGCACGATTCTAgaaggaaataaatgatgaagtgcAACGCTGGAGAGATGAGCGTTGCAGGCTCACGTCTattagagcagagagggagagagatcatatAAAGTTAATCTCATTCTAGTTATGTGAGAGATACTGGCACGCTTCTCACTCAGCCATGGCCACATGTTGGTTTCTAACATAGGTTACAATGTTTTGTAAATCATGAACCCGGGCTGGCCTAACCCTGAATCAAAACTTTGTGAAAAAGTAGATTTTCAGCATGGGCCTAAAGAGGTGATTAAGCCCACGCTGAAAATCAACTTTTTCACAATGTTTTTTTGTGTAGGCAGAATAATTAACAAACGAAGAGGCAAATCTAATAAACTTTGATCGCTTTTGTTAGAATTTTTACATAGCAAaatgtaaaaatatttttttaggcCTGGAGAGGTACCAGATCCGGCCAAATAGGTGCCGGAACAAAACAGTCCAAAATGGAGAGGtgccagtcctgttctggcagGATAAAATTAAGCCCTGGGTACGTCACCATAATATATTAGAACGACATGTATCCCAGGTttcctactacagtagctaggaATCTTTCTGACCTCACAAAATCCATAGGTGTAAAGTTGGCACACACCAACAAAAAACACCCAG from Salvelinus fontinalis isolate EN_2023a chromosome 26, ASM2944872v1, whole genome shotgun sequence includes:
- the LOC129823824 gene encoding gelsolin-like; amino-acid sequence: MVSHKEFVTAGKEKGLQVWRIENMDLKPVPKALHGNFYTGDAYLLLYTTAAPSYYIHMWMGDECSQDERGAAAIFSTQLDDFLGGGPVQFREVQNNESITFLGYFKSGIKYKQGGVASGFQHVVTNDMSVKRLLHIKGRRTIRATEVVLSWASFNQGDCFIVDLGKDIYQWCGSESNRFERLKASQVAIDIRDNERNGRAKLHMVEDGAEPQELTEALGPKPSIPPGTPDDEKVDTSNRKKGALYMISDASGSMKSSVVASSSPFKQAMLTAEECYILDNGVDKNVFVWKGPKANAAERKAAMSAAQQFIKEKGYSDKTQIQVLPAGGETTLFKQFFSDWKDKDQTTGPSKAYSIGRIAKVEQVPFDASTLHSNNNMAAQHNMVDDGKGKVQIWRVEVGDKVPVDPSSYGQFYGGDCYLILYSYRLGGREQHIIYTWQGLKCTQDELAASAFLTVKLDDSMGGAPVQVRVTQGQEPPHLMSLFQGKPMMVHNGGTSRKGGQSGTGSTRLFHIRQSSTRATRAVEVEPSASFLNTNDVFVLKSPTAMFVWRGVGASEEEMAAAKHVVGFLGGSGSNVSEGKEPAGFWSALGGKKEYQTSKSLQNMVKPPRLFGCSNKTGCLSVEEVPGDFQQTDLATDDVMLLDTWDQIFLWIGNDANAEERTGAPKIAKDYVDSDPSGRRGLSITTIKQGAEPPTFTGWFQAWDPKMWETDPLKIIHARF